ATCAATCCAGTCACCAGCTCTGCGGGTGTCACATCAAACGCGGGGTTACGAATCATGACCCCCGGTGGTGCCCAGCGGGATTCGCCGTAGCCTGTGACCTCATTGTGGTGGCGTTCTTCAATCGGAATATCGGCGCCACTCTCGATCGTCATATCAATGGTGGACAAAGGGCAGGCCACATAAAATGGAATGCCATGCCGGTGGGCAAGTACCGCCACCATATAGGTGCCGATCTTATTGGCCACATCGCCATTGGCCGCCACCCGATCGGTGCCAACCACCACGGCATCAATCTCACCTGCGGCCATCATGTGGCCGGCCATATTGTCAGTAATCAGTGTGACCGGAATGCCCGATTGCATCAGCTCCCATGCGGTCAGTCGCGCTCCTTGCAGTACAGGCCTGGTCTCATCGGCAATCACGGATATCTTTTTTCCCGCCTCGACCGCAGAGCGAAAGACACCAAGTGCTGTGCCGTGGCCTGCGGTGGCTAGCGCCCCTGCGTTGCAATGGGTCAGCACACGCGCACCGTCTTTTAACAGTGCCTGGCCGTGGGCACCCATGGCACGGTTAATCGCAATGTCTTCTGCGTAAATATTGTGGGCTTCTTGCAGCAAGGCCTGGGCGATTGTTGAGGTGTCCGATGGGGTGTCCGGTGGGGTGTCAGGCACGGTGTCAGACACCCTGCTGGAGGTGTCTGACACCGTGCCTGACACCGCTTCTAAAACGGAGCGCATACGGTCTAGCGCCCAAAAGAGATTTACGGCGGTGGGGCGGCTCTTGGCCAGAACATCAAACCCGGCTTCTAGCTCCGATATAAAGCGTTCAAGCGATTGGCCCTGAAGTCGCTGGGCTTCGACTGCCACCCCATAGGCCGCAGCCACACCGATGGCTGGCGCGCCCCGCACCACCAAATCACGAATGCCCTGGGCTACCTCTGCAGCACTTTGATAAGCAATGTAATTGCATTGCAGGGGCAGGGCCCGTTGATCGAGCAGCTCAAGCTGCTGGTGATGCCAGCGCAGGGTTTCATATTTCAAGGATCAATGCCCCTCAAACGCGGTGAGCGCAAACACATCCACGCCAAGTGCGGTCAGCCGCTGGGTGCCGCCGATATCGGGCAGATCAATGGCAAAGGCACACTCCACCACTTCGCCACCAAGCTTGCGAATCAGGGTGACGGCGGCCTCGGCGGTGCCGCCGGTGGCGATTAAGTCGTCAACTAACAAGATCCGCTCACCGGGGTTGATCGCATCGGCGTGGATTTCAATCCGGTCAACGCCGTATTCCAGTTCGTAGTCTTGGCCAACCGTCTCGGCAGGGAGCTTTCCTTTTTTCCGAATGGGGACAAAACCAATACCCATGGCATAGGCCAGTGGCGCGCCCAAAATAAAGCCCCGGGACTCAATGCCAGCGACTTTATCGATAGCGGCATTGCCATAACGCGCGACCAACTCATCAATCATGATGCGAAAGCCCACCGGGTCTTTCAGCAGGGTGGTGATGTCGCGAAAGAGAATGCCCTCTTTGGGGTAGTGGGGGATGGTGCGGATATAAGACTTTATGGACATGGTCTTCCTTCGCCCTGCCTGCAGGGCAACCTGGTGTTGCTCGATTGGTTCAATAATCAAGCGGCCGATGAATGTCAAAACAACGGGTTATTGTCCCGCTGCATTTGGCCCGTAGGTTTTAAATTTATCAAGCACAGCCGACATTTCTGCGTCACTTAATAAAACTGGATCGCCAAGCTGCAGGGCCCGCCAGTATTGCTCGCACAAGCCTTCCACTTCGGCGGCCACCCGCATGGCATCGCTTAGGTTTTTTCCAATGGCGATCATGCCGTGATTGGCGAGCAAACAAGCCTTGCGATCTTGTAGTGCCTGCACCGCATGGTTTGAGAGTTCTTGGCTACCGAAGATGGCATAGGGGGCGCAGCGAATGGTGGTGCCACCGGCCACCGCAATCATGTAATGAAAGGGCGGAAGGTCTTTGTGCAGGCAGGCAAGTGTTGTGGCAAAGGGCGCATGGGTGTGGACCACCGCATGAATTTCAGGCCGTGCCGCGTAGATATCGTGGTGAAAGCGCCATTCGCTGGATGGGGCAAGCGCGCCGTGCGGCACACCCTTGGCGTCGACTTCCACCATCATGTGAAGGGCAAGCTGGTCGGTTGGCACACCCGATGGCGTGACCAAAAAAGAGGAGGGTGACATGCGCACCGACACGTTGCCGGAACTGCCACGATTTAACCCCATCGATTCCAACTTTTGCATGGCCTGCAAAATGGCGAGTCGATGCGAAGCGGTGTTCATGGTGTCAACTGGCTTTGTTCAAAACCCGGCCGGCTACCGCATCTAATTTTTGAAGCATGGCGGGGTCGCGGGCTGCGGGCGGAGTGATGATGGCGAACTCCAATGCGCTCTGGCAGGCACAGCTGAGGCGGCCTGGGTTCTTGGCCAGTCTGGGAATCGCCGACTGCACCAATTGTTTTGCTTTGTCGGCATTGGCCGTGAGTACTTGAATGATTTGATCAACGGTCACGCTGTCATGGTCGGGGTGCCAGCAGTCATAGTCGGTCACCATAGCGACCGACGCATAGCAGATCTCGGCTTCACGGGCCAGCTTGGCTTCCGGCATATTCGTCATGCCGATCACATCACAGCCCCAGGATCGATAGAGTTCGGACTCTGCCAGACTGGAAAACTGTGGCCCTTCCATCACCAGGTACGTACCCCCGCGAA
The nucleotide sequence above comes from beta proteobacterium MWH-UniP1. Encoded proteins:
- a CDS encoding adenine phosphoribosyltransferase; its protein translation is MSIKSYIRTIPHYPKEGILFRDITTLLKDPVGFRIMIDELVARYGNAAIDKVAGIESRGFILGAPLAYAMGIGFVPIRKKGKLPAETVGQDYELEYGVDRIEIHADAINPGERILLVDDLIATGGTAEAAVTLIRKLGGEVVECAFAIDLPDIGGTQRLTALGVDVFALTAFEGH
- a CDS encoding class II aldolase/adducin family protein — protein: MNTASHRLAILQAMQKLESMGLNRGSSGNVSVRMSPSSFLVTPSGVPTDQLALHMMVEVDAKGVPHGALAPSSEWRFHHDIYAARPEIHAVVHTHAPFATTLACLHKDLPPFHYMIAVAGGTTIRCAPYAIFGSQELSNHAVQALQDRKACLLANHGMIAIGKNLSDAMRVAAEVEGLCEQYWRALQLGDPVLLSDAEMSAVLDKFKTYGPNAAGQ
- the mtnA gene encoding S-methyl-5-thioribose-1-phosphate isomerase yields the protein MKYETLRWHHQQLELLDQRALPLQCNYIAYQSAAEVAQGIRDLVVRGAPAIGVAAAYGVAVEAQRLQGQSLERFISELEAGFDVLAKSRPTAVNLFWALDRMRSVLEAVSGTVSDTSSRVSDTVPDTPPDTPSDTSTIAQALLQEAHNIYAEDIAINRAMGAHGQALLKDGARVLTHCNAGALATAGHGTALGVFRSAVEAGKKISVIADETRPVLQGARLTAWELMQSGIPVTLITDNMAGHMMAAGEIDAVVVGTDRVAANGDVANKIGTYMVAVLAHRHGIPFYVACPLSTIDMTIESGADIPIEERHHNEVTGYGESRWAPPGVMIRNPAFDVTPAELVTGLITEKGVVLAPNKEKLSALF